ACGAGGCCGCCCCCTGGACGTTCGCCGCCGCGCTCCGGTCCGCGATCCAGCCCTATGTCGTCGCCGGCGAGGTGCCGGTCTCGCTGCCCCAGGTGGCGGAGCTGGTGGGCACGAGCCCGCGAACGCTGCAACGGCGGCTGAAGGTCTCGGGCACGACCTATGCGCAGATCGTGCAGCAAGCCCGCTTCGACCTCGCGCGCCAGTGGCTCGGCGACGCCTCCCTCAAAGTGGGCGAGATCGCCGCGATGGCGGGCTACGAAAACCCGCAGCACTTCTCGCGCGCCTTCCGCAAGCTCGCCGGCGTCACGCCCAGCGACTACCGCCTCCTGACGGCCGCGCGGTAGCGCCGTGCGGCGAGGCGGCCCCGGACGCCCCTGGCGCCGGCGAAGCGGGCGGCCGTGGGCGGGGACGTCGTTACGAGGGGCGGCGCAGAACGTCCTGCCACTCGGGATGGCGGTCGAACTGGGCCTTCGCGAAGGGGCAGAGCGGAATGATGGCGATCCCGTCGCGGCGGGCGTCCTCCACCGCCTGCCGGACCATCCGCTCCCCGACCTTGCGGCCCCGCAGCGCGGCGGGCACGTGCGTGTGGTCGATGATGACGAGCCGCTCGCCCGCCCGGCTGTAGGTCATCTCGGCCTCGGAACCGTCGACGATCAGCCGGTAGCGCCCCTTGGCGGCACCATCGACCCGTTCCACGGGCGCCTCGGTGGCGGGTGGTGCGGCCGTGGCCGCGACGGCGTCCGGCGTCCGCACCCGTCCGGGGCGCCCCTGGGGTCCGTCGAGCAGGTCCCGGTCCCAGCCCCCCAGGTCGGCCGCGGCCTCGTAGGTCGACACGAGGAAGGACAGGAGGGCCGCGCCGGGATCGGCGGCGCTCGCCACTGCCTCGTAGGGGAGGATGAACTCGCCCATGCCGTCGTGCCAAAATGCGGCATCGGGCTGCACGGGAGCGGCGCGGAAGCCCCCCGGCGTGGGGTAGGCGTAGGCGTAGAAGGCGGGGTAGTCGATCCCGCCGCCGCCGGGCCAGAAGCCGGCCGACGCGACCTCGCGGTCGTAGGCTTCCTGGGCGACGTCGTCCGGAAGGGCCGGGATGCCGGCGGGGTGGAGTGGCGCGCGCCGGCCCGAGAAACGGGTGACCGCCAGGTCGAAGCTGCCCCAAAAGAGGTGGACGGGGCTCGACTTGCCGAGAAACGACGTCCGAAAGGTCTGGAAGACCCCATCGATCGCCAGCAGCGCCCGATGAAACCGGTGCACGGCGTCGCGGTCGTAGGGGCGGTCGCGGTGATCCTCGCGGAAGGGCACCGGGTTCGGCAGCTCGTTCGGCCGCCCGTCGAAGGTGGGCGTCCCGCCGAGGTCCGTCACCAGCCGCACGAAATCGGCGTGGAAGGCGGCGACGGTGGTGGCGCCCAGCGCGAACTGCGCCCGGCGACCGTCACCGCTGGTGCCGCTGACCGTGTGCTCCCGCAGGTCGAACCGGATCTCGATGCCGGGACCGTCCGGGATCAGCGACGAGGTGAGGCCACGCGGCGTCACATGGAAGGTCGCGGACCAGGAATGGTTCAGCCAGGGCGCGTGCGCGATCCGGTATTTGCCGGCGATCTGCAGGTAGAGATGCAGGGCGGCGCACGTCTCGCGCCAGCCGAGGTAGTCGAGTTGGGGCCACGTGTCGCGCATTTTGCGTCCTCCATGTCGCCGGGCGGGACGTCGCCGCCGTGCGTGCTGTCCTCACCGGGGCCGGGCGCCATGCCGCGTCCAGTCCGCGTCCGGGCCGCGTCCGGGCCGCGTTCGTCGGCCGCCGAATCTTGGGGGCGGGTCAGTCCGGCAGGGGGATGTGCTCGTCCCGGTCGTCGGCCGGCAGGTCGAAGCGGCCCTTGCCCCAGTTCTGCGCCCGCCATTCGGCCTTGGCCGCTTCGATCCGCTCCTGCGAGGAGGCGACGAAGTTCCACCAGATATAACGCGGTCCGCCGAGCGTTGCGCCGCCGAGGATCATCAGCCGCGCGCCGCGTTCGCCGGCGGCGACGGTGATCCGGTCGCCGGGGCGAAAGACCATCATCTGCGAGGGGGCATAGTCCTGCCCCGCGACCGAGATCGAGCCGTCGACGATGTAGAGCCCGCGGTCCTCGTGATCGTCGGGCAGCGGCAGGCGGGCACCGGGCTCGAGCCGCACGTCGGCGTAGAAGGTCGGCGAGTGCATCGTCGCCGGCGCCGCTTCGCCGTAGGCGGTGCCGAGGATCAGCCGGACCGAGACGCCGCTGTCCTCGATGACGGGCAGCGTTTCCTTGCCGTGGTGCTCGAAGGAGGGGGCGATGTCCTCCTGCGCGTCGGGAAGGGCGAGCCAGGTCTGGATCCCGAACAGGCTGTTGGGGCCGGTCCGGGCGGCTGCGCTGGTGCGCTCCGAATGGGTGACGCCGCGCCCGGCCACCATCCAGTTCAGCGCCCCCGGCCGAATGATCTGGTCCGCCCCCGTGCTGTCGCGGTGATGGAAGTCGCCGCGATACAGGTAGGTGACGGTGCCGATGCCGATATGCGGGTGCGGCCGCACGTCGACACCCTGGCCGGTCAGGAGTTCGGCCGGCCCGGCCTGGTCGAAGAAGATGAACGGGCCGACCATCTGGCGCTTCGGGGCCGGCAGGGCGCGCCGCACCTCGAATCCGCCGAGGTCACGCGCCCGCGGCACGATGAGGGTCTCGATCGCGTCGAGGCCCACCTCGTCGGGACAGCCCGGTTCGATCGCTGGGTTCCAGCTCATGCGCTTTGATCCTCTCGAATAGTCCTTGGTGACGGGCTGGCGCGCGGGTGGCGCCGGCGGCGGTCAGGCGGCGGCGGCCGTCTCGGGATTGAAGCCGTCGAAGCTTTCGAACACGTCCATGAAGCCGGGGACGGTCGCCTCGCGGCCCCAGTCGCGTTGCAGCTCGCAGTACATCTGCACGCGGCTGGGTTGCGGATGTCTTCGCTGGCCATGGACGGCTCCGTTTCTCGATGTGATGGGGGGGGGGGGGCGCGCCGCGTCAGGCCGTGGGCGTGACGAAGCGGCCGGCGTCGAAGTCTTCGGCGGCCTGGCGGATCTCGGCGTCGGTGTTCATCACGAACGGGCCGTAGCCGACGATCGGCTCGTCGATCGGTTCGCCCGTCAGGACGAGGAGCGTCGCAGCGCCGTCGGCGTGGATGTCGACATCGTGTCCGTCGCGGCCGAGCAGGATCACCTCGGCGGCGCCCGCCTCGTGCCCGTCTTCGACCGTCACGTGCCCGCTCAGGACGACGAGCATCGCGGTGTGACCCTTCGGCAGCTCGAGCGCCAGATCGGCGCCGGCCGTCAGGTCGAGGTCCCACACGTTGATCGGGGTGAAGGTCCGCGCCGGGCCCACCGCGCCGCGAAAGGCGCCGGCGATGATGCGGGCCTCGCCCGCGCCATGGGGGAGAGAGACGACCGGGATGTCCGCCTTGGGGAGCGCCTGGTAGCCGCCGGGGGCCATCTTGTGCCTGGCCGGGAGGTTCACCCACAGCTGCACCATGCGGAAGGGCCCGCCCGTCCTGGCGAAGCCCGGCGAGTGGCGCTCTTCGTGGACGATGCCGCCCGCGGCGGTCATCCACTGGACGTCGCCCGGGCCGATCACGCCGCCGTTGCCGGCCGAATCGCGATGCTCGACCTCGCCGTCGTAGACGATCGTGACGGTTTCGAACCCGCGATGCGGATGCCGGCCGACGCCGCGCTGCTCATCCGTCGGCGCGAAGGTATGGGGCCCGGCATAGTCGAGCAGCAGGAACGGGCTGATGTGCGCGCCGAGCGTATTGTACGAGAAGAGCGAGCGGACGGGGAAGCCGTCACCCACCCAATGCTGCCGCTCGTTGCTGTAGCGACCCAGGATCTTCTTGGCCATGTGTGTCCTCGGAGCCCGCGCGTCTTGATGCCGACGCTTGCGAGACCGAGAGCTAATACTGCAACGATAGGCTAAAAAGATTGCCGATGGCAACGCAGCGTCCTATCAGAGGGACGATGCAGGACCTGAACGACCTCTATTATTTCGCGGCGGTCGTCGATCATGGCGGCTTCTCGGCGGCGGCACGCGCGCTCGGCGTGCAGAAGTCGAAGCTCAGCCGCCGTGTCCTGTCGCTGGAGGAGCGGCTCGGCGTGCGCCTGCTCAATCGTTCCTCGCGCCGCTTTTCGGTGACCGAGGTCGGCCGCGAGTTTCACGAGCGCTGCGTGGCGATGCTGGTCGAGGCGGAGGCGGCGGAGCAGGTGGTCGCCGAGGTGCAGGCCGAGCCCCGCGGCGTGGTGCGGATGAGTTGTCCCTCGGCGCTATTGTCCTTTCAGTTCGCCGCGCTCGTCGCCCGCTTCATGATGCAGAACCCGCTGATCGAGGTGCATCTGGAGAGCACCAACCGCCGCGTCGACGTCATCGCGGAGGGATTCGACCTGGCGATCCGCGTGCGTCTGCCGCCATTGGAGCCGAGCGACCTCGTCATGCGGCGGCTCGACGAGAGCAGCCAGTGCCTCGTCGCCGCGCCCGCGCTAGTCGACGGGACGGCGAAGACACCGGTCGACCTTTGCCGTCTGCCCAGCCTGGACCTCGGACCCCGCCACCGCGACCACGCCTGGGAGCTGCACCATGGCGACGGCCAGGTGGCGAGCGTTCCGCACACGCCGCGACTGATCACGGACGACATGTCGGCTCTGCGTCATGCGGCGATCGCGGGCGTGGGGGCCGTGCAACTGCCGACCATCTTCATCTGGGAGGATGTGGCCGCCGGCCGCCTCGTCCACGTTCTGCCGGAATGGCGACCGCGGGCCGGCATCGTCCACGCCGTCTTCCCGTCGCGCCGCGGGCTCCTGCCATCGGTGCGCGCACTGGTCGACTTTCTCGCCCGGGAGTGTGCCGTTCAGCGCTCCCGTGCCAACGTGTACGTGCGTTCTCAGCACGAGACGCCGGCCGATTGACCGGCGCCGCCGGGCGAGCCGCGACGGCCGCCAGCGCCGCGATTAGGGGCGTTTCATAGCCCTGACCTATATAATGACAAAAGATAATCGATTTGTCCTAACAGCCCAAATCGTAATTCTCGCCTCCGTTAAGGACCCGCTCGAGAGAGCAACTGGAGGCGATCCATGGCGCGCGTGTACGACGCAGTCGAACTGGGCACGACGACCGAGCTCAACATCCCCGGCATCGGCGGGGCCGAGGCCGATATCCTGAAGGTCGACGCGCTCGACCATGATCAGTCGTTGCGGATCCGTCCCGCGCTCGGCGGCGATCCGATCCGCGAGTGGGTGATCGGCTTCGACCTCTACGTCCCTTCGACCACGCAGAGCTGGATCGGCCTCGCCCAGCTCGGCCCCGATACCGACGACGGCGACATCTTCCTGCACGACAACAGCCTCGGCAACGGGACGCTCGGCATCGGTATTTCCGGCCAGTATGACGGCGAAGTCGCGTTCGATACCTGGACGCGCATCGTGCTGGGCGTATCCGTCGTCGACGGCGATACGATCCTCACCAAATACATCGACGGCCAGCTCGTCGGCACGCAGAACGTCGGCGGGACCGACCGCTTCGAGATCACCCGCGAACTCGGCCTCACCCTCTTCACCGACGAGAGCAAGGAGACCGCGCCGCTCGCGGTGTCCGACGTCTTCTTCAGCACCGACACGGACGTCGAGGCGGTGGTCGCCGCCGGGGCGACCGCCGGTGCCGGCGGGTTCTTCGCCGAGCAACCGAGTGCCGGCGCCATCGAGATCGACTTCGCCGGCGCCGACGTGACGCCGCGCTACGGGGCCGCCAGCGTCGACCTCGAGGGCTTCGGCTTCGGCTCGCCCGAGCGGGTGGGGGAGAGCATCCTCGCCCACCCGTCGCAGCTCGGTATCGAGGGGCCGGGCGGCGAGGACATCCCCGTCCTCGCCTTTTCCGCCTACACTGCGCGCGAGGGCATCTCCGTCACGATGCCCGACATCTCGCAGAAGGTGACGAGCTTCACCGCGGTGTGGGACGTGCGCCTCGACGCCGTCACGGACGGGCGGGTCAGCCTGTTGCAGACCGCGTTCGCCAATGTCGGCGACGGCGATCTGTTCGTCGATTCCGACATGGGCCTCGGCCTCGACGGGGAGTATTCCGGCACCGTGCCGGTGGCGGAGTGGTCGCGCATCGCGATCACCGTCGAGGACCAGGGCGACGGGACGTCGACGCTCTCCAAGTACATCGACGGCGAGCTCGTCGGAACGCAGACCGTCGACACCGACCGCTTCACGCTGTCGCCGAACGAGAAGTTCTTCATTCTCTCCGACGCCGACGGGGAGACCGGGACCGGCGCTCTCGCCCACTTCGGCCTGTCGCCGCTGCCGCTGAGCGCCGAGGAGGTCGCCGCGCTCGGCCCCGTCGACGGCGACGGCCCGTTCGACGAGCCCGAGCTGCTGCCCGGCCAGGTCGAGGTCGCTCCGGTCCAGCTGATGGAGGAAGGCCGCGGCGGCGTCGGCGGCTTCTATGCCAAGGACACCGTCGCCACCGACGGGCTGACCTTCGAGACCAGCATGTCGTTCAAGATCATCGACGAGGTGGGCAAGAGCGCCGATGGCTTCGCGATGCGCATCGACGGTCCGCGGAGCGGCAACTACCTCGGCGGCGGTGGCGGCAACATGGGCATCCCGGACGGTAACGTCCCGATCGTGTCGATCATCTTCGACCTGTTCGCCAACGACCCCGAGACGTCCGACAACGCGATGCGCATCGTGGTCGGTCACGGCGCGCGAGACGCGGGTGTCGTCTCCGTCACCGAGCTGCCGTTCCAGCTCGACGGCGGCGAGACGCTGCACGCCTGGGTCGACTACGACGGCACGACCATGCGGGTCTACCTGAACGACGAGGACGTGAAGCCGTCCACGCCGCTGATGGAGACCGAGATCGACCTCGAGGCTGTCATCGGCGACACGGCCCGGTTCGGCGTCGCCGGTGCCACGGGGTGGGACACGACCACCCAGCGGATCACGTCCTTCGAGGTGTCCACGAATGCCGCGGGCGGTCCGGACGGCGAGCTGCTGTCGACCGCCACCGACCAGATCACGCTGGTCGGCTCGGCGGAGCGGCTCTATCCGCTGGTGCTGGACGAGGACGCGCCGCTGCAGATCGGCTTCGACGACCGCGAGCCGACCATCGAGTTCGGCTTCTCCAGCGTCGAGCTGACCGACGTGATCGCCGTCGCCGAGCCCATCAAGGACCTGCTCGTCACCCCGGACACGGCGAGCGCCACCTACGACCTCGCCACCGTCTTCGGCGCGGGCTCGCACGATTATTCGGTGACGAATTCGAACGGCGACGTCGTCGAGGCGACGATCGCCGACGGGGTCCTCTCGCTCGACTTCGGCGCGACCTACGACTACGCCGACCTCGTCGTCACCGGGACCACCGCCGAGGGGGTGACGCTGACCGACAATGTGCGCGTGCGCGTCGCCGGCGAGAACGCCTACACCTTCGCCATCGTCCCCGATACGCAGGACTACCCGAACGGCGACAGCGCCTCCCCGGAAGCCATGAACCAGATGTTCCAGTGGCTGGCGGACAACGCCGAGAACAAGGGCATCGGCTTCGTCTCCTCCGTCGGCGACATCGTCAACAACAACACCGACGCCGAGTGGGAGGTCGCCTTCGAGGCGTTCGACAACCTGCGCAAGGCCGGTGTCCCGTTCTCGGTGGTGCCCGGCAACCACGACATCGGCACCAACGGCAAGTCGGACGTGCGCGACACCGACAACATGAACGACGCCTTCTCCGTCACGTACATGTCACAAGATCCGACCTACGGCGGCGGCTACGATCAGGAGCCCGACCGGATCGACAACAACTACCACCTCTACGACGCGCCGGACGGCACCGGCTGGATCATCCTGAACCTGGAGTTCGGCCAGCGCGACGACGTCATGCGCTGGGCCGACGACGTCCTCACCGAGCACGCCGACCGCAACGCGATCGTCATCGAGCACGCCTCCACCAACTTCGACGGGCGCCTCGATGCGATCGGCGACGAGGTGGCGGCCGAGCCGGCCGGTTACGACTACGGCCTGCAGGACAGCGACGAGGGCGCCTGGGACGGCGAGATG
This portion of the Acuticoccus sp. I52.16.1 genome encodes:
- a CDS encoding DUF5996 family protein; the encoded protein is MRDTWPQLDYLGWRETCAALHLYLQIAGKYRIAHAPWLNHSWSATFHVTPRGLTSSLIPDGPGIEIRFDLREHTVSGTSGDGRRAQFALGATTVAAFHADFVRLVTDLGGTPTFDGRPNELPNPVPFREDHRDRPYDRDAVHRFHRALLAIDGVFQTFRTSFLGKSSPVHLFWGSFDLAVTRFSGRRAPLHPAGIPALPDDVAQEAYDREVASAGFWPGGGGIDYPAFYAYAYPTPGGFRAAPVQPDAAFWHDGMGEFILPYEAVASAADPGAALLSFLVSTYEAAADLGGWDRDLLDGPQGRPGRVRTPDAVAATAAPPATEAPVERVDGAAKGRYRLIVDGSEAEMTYSRAGERLVIIDHTHVPAALRGRKVGERMVRQAVEDARRDGIAIIPLCPFAKAQFDRHPEWQDVLRRPS
- a CDS encoding pirin family protein; amino-acid sequence: MSWNPAIEPGCPDEVGLDAIETLIVPRARDLGGFEVRRALPAPKRQMVGPFIFFDQAGPAELLTGQGVDVRPHPHIGIGTVTYLYRGDFHHRDSTGADQIIRPGALNWMVAGRGVTHSERTSAAARTGPNSLFGIQTWLALPDAQEDIAPSFEHHGKETLPVIEDSGVSVRLILGTAYGEAAPATMHSPTFYADVRLEPGARLPLPDDHEDRGLYIVDGSISVAGQDYAPSQMMVFRPGDRITVAAGERGARLMILGGATLGGPRYIWWNFVASSQERIEAAKAEWRAQNWGKGRFDLPADDRDEHIPLPD
- a CDS encoding pirin family protein, with product MAKKILGRYSNERQHWVGDGFPVRSLFSYNTLGAHISPFLLLDYAGPHTFAPTDEQRGVGRHPHRGFETVTIVYDGEVEHRDSAGNGGVIGPGDVQWMTAAGGIVHEERHSPGFARTGGPFRMVQLWVNLPARHKMAPGGYQALPKADIPVVSLPHGAGEARIIAGAFRGAVGPARTFTPINVWDLDLTAGADLALELPKGHTAMLVVLSGHVTVEDGHEAGAAEVILLGRDGHDVDIHADGAATLLVLTGEPIDEPIVGYGPFVMNTDAEIRQAAEDFDAGRFVTPTA
- a CDS encoding LysR substrate-binding domain-containing protein, with protein sequence MQDLNDLYYFAAVVDHGGFSAAARALGVQKSKLSRRVLSLEERLGVRLLNRSSRRFSVTEVGREFHERCVAMLVEAEAAEQVVAEVQAEPRGVVRMSCPSALLSFQFAALVARFMMQNPLIEVHLESTNRRVDVIAEGFDLAIRVRLPPLEPSDLVMRRLDESSQCLVAAPALVDGTAKTPVDLCRLPSLDLGPRHRDHAWELHHGDGQVASVPHTPRLITDDMSALRHAAIAGVGAVQLPTIFIWEDVAAGRLVHVLPEWRPRAGIVHAVFPSRRGLLPSVRALVDFLARECAVQRSRANVYVRSQHETPAD